From Ipomoea triloba cultivar NCNSP0323 chromosome 5, ASM357664v1, the proteins below share one genomic window:
- the LOC116019251 gene encoding cationic amino acid transporter 6, chloroplastic, with protein MENKNQASSFSSFGDYLRALSDTPRRLALRAGSVSTSIEETSHVRAQSGGDMKRSLRWYDLVGFGLGGMVGAGIFVTAGHASHDCAGPAVVLSFAIAGLCALLSAFCYTEFAVEMPVAGGAFSYIRTTFGEFLAFITGANLIIDYVLSNAAVARSFTGYLCTTVGLPHVTKLRITISALPKGFNEIDFVAVAVVLALTVVICYSTRGSSVLNMVLTVLHILFIVFVIAMGFWKGDSKNLTHPADPEVAGGFSPFGASGVFSGAAMVYLSYIGYDAVSTMAEEVRNPVKDIPIGVSGSVILVTILYCLMAASLSMLLPYDRIDPDAPFNGAFSEGSGGWRWVSNVIGAGASFGILTSMLVAMLGQARYMCVIGRSGVVPKWFAKVHPRTSTPVNASVFLGIFTAAIALFTDLQILLNLVTIGTLFVFYMVANAVIYKRYVTVGTTNPWPTLSYLFCFTLTSVLFTLLWHCAPPGKAKALVLGACTLIAIAILQLFKYMVPQAKKPELWGVPLMPWIPSVSIFLNIFLLGSLDRPSYIRFGFFSGLAVIVYVLYSVHASFDAGEQNTLGQENIEMVKEYNINVPRDHSLKV; from the exons ATGGAGAATAAGAATCAGGCTTCCTCTTTCTCTAGCTTCGGCGATTACCTCCGGGCACTCTCCGATACCCCGCGCCGCCTTGCGCTCCGGGCGGGCTCTGTCTCCACTTCGATAGAGGAGACGAGCCACGTTCGCGCTCAGTCAGGGGGGGATATGAAGAGGAGTCTCCGGTGGTACGACTTGGTCGGGTTCGGCCTCGGCGGGATGGTCGGCGCCGGCATCTTCGTGACCGCCGGTCACGCCAGCCATGACTGTGCCGGCCCTGCCGTTGTCCTGTCCTTCGCCATTGCCGGTCTCTGTGCTCTCCTCTCGGCGTTCTGCTACACCGAGTTCGCCGTCGAGATGCCTGTCGCCGGCGGCGCTTTCAGCTACATCCGCACTACATTCG GGGAATTTCTGGCATTCATAACCGGAGCTAACCTAATCATCGATTACGTCCTCTCCAACGCCGCCGTGGCGAGGAGTTTCACAGGCTACTTATGCACAACCGTCGGCCTACCGCACGTAACGAAGCTGAGAATCACCATCTCCGCCCTGCCAAAAGGCTTCAACGAGATCGATTTCGTAGCAGTGGCGGTTGTCTTAGCCCTAACCGTAGTCATCTGCTACAG TACGCGAGGAAGTTCCGTGTTGAACATGGTGCTAACGGTGCTGCACATCCTGTTTATCGTGTTCGTGATAGCGATGGGGTTCTGGAAGGGAGATTCGAAGAACCTAACTCATCCGGCGGATCCGGAGGTCGCGGGCGGGTTCTCGCCGTTCGGCGCGTCCGGAGTTTTCAGCGGCGCCGCCATGGTGTACCTGAGCTACATCGGATACGACGCCGTGTCGACAATGGCGGAGGAGGTTAGGAATCCGGTTAAGGATATCCCTATCGGCGTCTCGGGCTCAGTTATCCTCGTGACCATCCTTTATTGTCTGATGGCCGCTTCTCTCTCCATGCTCCTCCCCTATGATAGG ATTGATCCGGATGCACCGTTCAATGGGGCGTTCAGCGAGGGGTCGGGAGGGTGGAGATGGGTGTCCAACGTCATAGGGGCGGGAGCCAGCTTCGGGATACTCACATCAATGTTGGTGGCGATGCTGGGGCAGGCTCGGTACATGTGTGTGATCGGACGGTCAGGCGTGGTCCCCAAGTGGTTCGCCAAGGTCCATCCTAGGACGTCCACGCCCGTCAACGCTTCCGTCTTCCTCG GGATCTTCACTGCAGCCATTGCGCTTTTCACCGATTTACAAATCCTCTTGAACCTGGTAACAATTGGCACGCTCTTTGTGTTCTACATGGTCGCAAACGCGGTGATCTACAAGCGCTATGTCACCGTGGGAACAACCAATCCGTGGCCGACCCTGTCTTACCTCTTCTGCTTCACCCTCACCTCGGTCTTGTTCACGCTGCTGTGGCACTGCGCCCCGCCAGGCAAGGCGAAGGCCTTGGTGCTGGGCGCTTGCACTCTCATCGCCATCGCCATTCTCCAGCTATTCAAGTATATGGTCCCCCAGGCGAAGAAACCCGAGCTGTGGGGTGTCCCGTTGATGCCATGGATTCCATCCGTTTCCATCTTCCTCAATATATTCCTGTTGGGTTCCCTCGACCGGCCATCCTATATCCGGTTCGGATTCTTTTCAGGGCTTGCAGTGATTGTGTATGTGCTATACAGTGTCCATGCTAGCTTTGATGCTGGGGAACAAAACACTCTTGGTCAAGAGAATATTGAGATGGtgaaggaatataatattaatgtaCCCCGGGACCATTCTCTCAAAGTATAA